The following are encoded together in the Oikeobacillus pervagus genome:
- the purQ gene encoding phosphoribosylformylglycinamidine synthase subunit PurQ, whose amino-acid sequence MKFAVIVFPGSNCDVDMFHAIQDELGEEVEYVWHDADDLSRFDGVLLPGGFSYGDYLRTGAIARFSNVMKEVVKAAEAGKPVLGVCNGFQILLETGLLPGAMRRNENLKFICKPVQLIVENNETMFTTEYDKGEAITIPVAHGEGNYYCDDETLQRLKENGQIAFTYENNPNGSIENIAGITNEKGNVLGMMPHPERAVDDLLGSSDGLKLFQSIVKHWRESYVVNA is encoded by the coding sequence GTGAAATTCGCAGTGATTGTTTTTCCAGGTTCCAACTGTGATGTCGATATGTTTCACGCAATTCAAGATGAATTGGGTGAAGAGGTCGAGTACGTTTGGCACGATGCTGATGATTTGAGTCGTTTTGATGGCGTATTATTACCTGGTGGTTTCTCTTACGGTGATTACCTTCGTACGGGGGCTATTGCTCGCTTTTCAAACGTCATGAAAGAGGTTGTGAAAGCAGCGGAGGCAGGAAAGCCAGTTTTAGGTGTATGTAATGGTTTTCAGATTTTATTAGAAACGGGTTTATTACCAGGTGCGATGAGACGCAATGAAAACTTAAAATTTATTTGTAAACCTGTTCAATTAATTGTCGAAAACAATGAAACAATGTTCACAACAGAGTATGACAAGGGAGAAGCTATTACGATTCCTGTTGCCCATGGGGAAGGGAATTACTACTGTGATGATGAGACATTGCAACGTTTAAAAGAGAACGGACAAATTGCTTTTACTTATGAGAACAACCCTAATGGAAGTATTGAGAACATTGCAGGCATTACAAATGAGAAAGGGAATGTTCTCGGAATGATGCCACATCCTGAGAGAGCGGTAGATGATCTTTTAGGAAGCAGTGACGGTTTAAAATTATTTCAATCAATTGTGAAACACTGGAGGGAATCCTATGTCGTTAATGCTTGA
- the purL gene encoding phosphoribosylformylglycinamidine synthase subunit PurL — MSLMLEPNPTEIKENKIYREMGLTDEEFAKAESILGRLPNYTETGLFAVMWSEHCSYKNSKPVLRKFPTKGERVLQGPGEGAGIVDIGDNQAVVFKIESHNHPSAIEPYQGAATGVGGIIRDVFSMGARPIAVLNSLRFGELTTPRVKYLFEEVVAGIAGYGNCIGIPTVGGEVQFDSSYDGNPLVNAMCVGLINHEDIKKGQAKGVGNTVMYVGAKTGRDGIHGATFASEELSEESDEKRPAVQVGDPFMEKLLLEACLELVKSDALVGIQDMGAAGLTSSSAEMASKAGSGIEMNLDLVPQRETGMTPYEMMLSESQERMLIVVEKGREQEINDLFSKYGLEAAAIGHVTDDKMLRLIHKGEVVADVPVDALAEDAPVYHKPSKEPEYFRNFQSMENEVPNVSDYKETLVQLLSQPTISSKEWVYEQYDHQVRTNTVVSPGSDAAVVRVRGTNKALAITTDCNSRYLYLDPETGGKIAVAEAARNVVCSGGEPIAITDGLNYGSPENPEIFWQLEKSADGISAACLALNSPVIGGNVSLYNETNGTAIYPTPIIGMVGLVKDLQHITTQSFKQEGDYIYVLGKAENEFGGSELQKLVKGDIYGKAPAIDLTVEANRQQAILKAIQQGVVQSAHDISEGGFAVALAECLMGTELGAEVSVSGELTTELFSETQSRFILSVKPEAKEAFEKIVQEAVLIGKTTADRTLNIQDSKACAVLTAKVEELEHAWKGAIPCLLKSRD; from the coding sequence ATGTCGTTAATGCTTGAGCCAAATCCAACAGAAATTAAAGAAAATAAGATTTATCGTGAAATGGGATTAACTGACGAGGAATTTGCAAAGGCCGAATCCATTCTTGGACGTCTGCCAAATTACACAGAAACAGGGCTATTCGCCGTCATGTGGTCAGAGCATTGTAGTTATAAAAACTCAAAGCCAGTCTTAAGAAAATTCCCAACAAAGGGTGAAAGAGTACTGCAAGGACCTGGAGAAGGAGCGGGCATTGTCGATATCGGTGACAATCAAGCAGTTGTTTTCAAAATTGAAAGTCATAATCACCCTTCAGCTATTGAACCATACCAAGGAGCAGCAACAGGAGTAGGGGGAATTATCCGTGATGTGTTCTCAATGGGAGCGCGTCCAATTGCCGTATTAAACTCTCTTCGATTCGGAGAACTAACGACTCCTAGAGTGAAATATTTATTCGAAGAAGTAGTTGCGGGGATTGCTGGATATGGAAACTGTATCGGAATTCCAACAGTGGGTGGGGAGGTACAATTTGATTCTTCCTATGATGGAAATCCACTTGTCAATGCGATGTGTGTTGGCCTAATTAATCATGAGGATATTAAGAAGGGACAAGCAAAAGGAGTTGGCAACACGGTTATGTATGTGGGTGCCAAGACAGGCCGTGATGGCATTCATGGAGCGACTTTTGCTTCTGAAGAATTAAGTGAAGAGTCTGATGAAAAGCGTCCAGCTGTTCAAGTTGGTGACCCGTTCATGGAAAAACTCCTTCTTGAAGCTTGTTTAGAACTAGTAAAATCGGATGCACTTGTTGGAATTCAAGATATGGGTGCTGCAGGCTTAACGAGTTCTTCTGCTGAAATGGCCAGCAAAGCGGGTTCAGGAATTGAAATGAACCTTGATTTAGTTCCTCAACGTGAGACGGGTATGACACCTTATGAAATGATGCTTTCTGAGTCACAAGAACGGATGTTAATTGTCGTTGAAAAAGGCCGTGAGCAAGAAATTAATGACCTCTTTTCTAAATATGGATTAGAAGCAGCAGCGATCGGACACGTTACAGATGATAAAATGCTTCGCTTAATCCATAAAGGAGAAGTGGTAGCAGATGTTCCTGTTGATGCTCTTGCAGAAGATGCACCTGTTTATCATAAACCATCAAAAGAACCTGAATACTTCAGAAATTTCCAATCAATGGAAAATGAAGTTCCGAATGTCTCTGATTATAAAGAAACATTGGTTCAGCTATTATCACAACCTACGATTTCAAGTAAAGAATGGGTCTATGAACAATACGATCATCAAGTGAGAACAAACACAGTCGTTTCTCCTGGATCTGATGCTGCGGTTGTCCGTGTCCGTGGAACGAATAAAGCTCTTGCGATCACAACGGATTGTAATTCTCGTTATCTATATTTAGATCCTGAAACAGGTGGGAAAATCGCTGTAGCAGAAGCTGCCAGAAACGTTGTTTGTTCAGGTGGAGAGCCTATTGCTATCACAGACGGATTAAACTATGGAAGTCCTGAAAATCCAGAAATTTTCTGGCAATTAGAGAAGTCGGCTGATGGGATTAGTGCCGCTTGCTTAGCATTAAATTCCCCAGTAATTGGGGGAAATGTTTCACTTTACAATGAAACGAACGGAACAGCTATTTACCCTACACCAATCATTGGAATGGTCGGTTTAGTAAAAGACTTACAACATATTACAACACAAAGCTTTAAACAAGAAGGCGACTATATTTATGTCCTAGGAAAAGCTGAAAATGAATTTGGTGGAAGCGAATTACAAAAGCTTGTAAAAGGGGATATTTACGGAAAAGCCCCAGCCATCGATTTAACTGTTGAAGCCAACAGACAACAAGCTATCCTAAAAGCGATTCAACAGGGAGTTGTTCAATCTGCTCATGATATTTCTGAAGGTGGTTTCGCCGTTGCTTTAGCAGAATGTTTAATGGGTACAGAATTAGGTGCAGAAGTTTCAGTTTCTGGAGAATTAACAACTGAATTATTCAGTGAAACACAATCTCGCTTTATTTTATCCGTTAAACCAGAAGCGAAAGAAGCATTTGAAAAAATCGTACAAGAGGCAGTTTTAATTGGGAAAACGACAGCAGATCGAACGTTAAACATTCAGGATTCCAAAGCTTGTGCAGTATTAACAGCAAAAGTTGAAGAGCTTGAACATGCTTGGAAAGGAGCTATCCCATGCTTGCTGAAATCAAGGGATTAA
- the purB gene encoding adenylosuccinate lyase: MIDRYTRPEMGAIWKEENRFKAWLEVEILACEAWAELGDIPKEDVKKIRENAGFDVDRIKEIEKDTRHDVVAFTRAVSETLGEERKWVHYGLTSTDVVDTALSYLIKQANEILLRDLENFIEIIRNKAKEHKYTVMMGRTHGVHAEPTTFGLKLALWYEEMKRNLERFKQAAKGIEFGKISGAVGTYANIDPFVEKYVCEKLGIQPAPISTQTLQRDRHAHYMATIALIATSIEKFAVEIRGLQKSETREVEEFFAKGQKGSSAMPHKRNPIGSENMTGMARVIRGYMMTAYENVPLWHERDISHSSAERIILPDATIALNYMLNRFGNIVKNLTVFPDNMKRNMDRTLGLIYSQRVLLALIDKGLTREEAYDTVQPKAMEAWETQVPFRQLVEAEEKITNQLSSAEIDDCFDYNYHLKHVDTIFSRLGL; this comes from the coding sequence ATGATTGATCGTTATACACGTCCGGAAATGGGAGCGATTTGGAAAGAGGAAAATCGCTTTAAAGCATGGCTTGAAGTAGAAATTCTCGCCTGTGAGGCATGGGCTGAGCTTGGAGATATTCCGAAAGAAGATGTAAAGAAAATTCGTGAAAATGCTGGATTTGATGTGGATCGTATTAAAGAGATCGAAAAAGATACACGACATGATGTTGTTGCTTTTACGAGAGCTGTTTCAGAAACTTTAGGTGAAGAAAGAAAATGGGTCCATTATGGATTAACTTCCACTGATGTAGTAGATACAGCTTTATCTTATTTAATCAAACAAGCAAATGAAATTTTACTGCGAGATTTGGAGAACTTTATCGAAATTATTCGGAATAAAGCGAAAGAGCATAAATATACCGTCATGATGGGAAGAACTCATGGAGTACATGCGGAGCCAACAACCTTTGGATTAAAACTTGCACTTTGGTATGAAGAAATGAAACGCAATTTAGAACGTTTCAAGCAGGCAGCTAAAGGGATTGAATTTGGCAAAATATCAGGTGCTGTCGGGACGTATGCTAATATTGATCCATTCGTAGAAAAATACGTTTGTGAGAAACTTGGAATTCAACCAGCCCCGATTTCAACGCAAACATTACAAAGAGATCGTCACGCTCATTATATGGCAACGATTGCCTTGATTGCGACATCTATCGAGAAATTTGCCGTCGAAATACGCGGTTTACAAAAAAGCGAAACGCGTGAAGTCGAGGAGTTCTTTGCAAAAGGACAAAAAGGTTCTTCCGCAATGCCTCATAAACGAAATCCGATTGGATCTGAAAATATGACAGGGATGGCTCGGGTCATTCGTGGGTATATGATGACGGCCTATGAAAATGTTCCGCTTTGGCATGAACGTGATATATCCCATTCATCAGCTGAGCGTATTATTCTTCCAGATGCAACGATTGCACTGAACTATATGTTAAATCGATTCGGAAATATCGTTAAAAACTTAACGGTATTCCCAGACAATATGAAACGTAATATGGATCGAACATTAGGTTTAATCTACTCCCAACGAGTTCTACTTGCTCTAATCGATAAAGGGTTAACACGTGAAGAAGCTTATGACACGGTTCAACCGAAAGCGATGGAAGCATGGGAGACACAAGTTCCATTTCGACAACTAGTTGAAGCAGAAGAGAAGATCACGAATCAATTGTCCAGTGCCGAGATTGATGATTGTTTTGACTACAATTATCACTTAAAACATGTTGATACGATCTTTTCACGACTAGGACTATAA
- the purS gene encoding phosphoribosylformylglycinamidine synthase subunit PurS, protein MYKVKVYVTLRESVLDPQGAAVKGSLHSLGYGTVEEVRIGKYMELFLDEKTENVEKVVKEMCEKLLANPVIEDYRFEIEEGVVQ, encoded by the coding sequence ATGTACAAAGTAAAAGTTTATGTCACGTTAAGAGAAAGTGTATTAGATCCACAAGGGGCAGCGGTAAAAGGTTCTCTACACAGTTTGGGATATGGAACTGTAGAAGAGGTTAGAATTGGTAAATATATGGAGCTTTTCCTTGATGAAAAGACTGAAAATGTTGAAAAAGTTGTCAAAGAGATGTGTGAAAAATTATTAGCTAATCCTGTGATTGAAGACTACCGTTTTGAAATTGAGGAGGGTGTTGTTCAGTGA
- the purF gene encoding amidophosphoribosyltransferase, with product MLAEIKGLNEECGVFGIWGHSNAAQMTYYGLHSLQHRGQEGAGIVVTDGERLKGTKGHGLVNEVFDGEKLNDLTGTGAIGHVRYTTAGGGGFENIQPLLFHSQTGSLALAHNGNLVNASQLRRQLESQGSIFQTTSDTEVLAHLIRKSGFTSMKDKVKYALPMLKGAYAFLVMTETELMVALDPNGMRPLSLARLGDAYVIASETCAFDLIGAEYLRDVEPGELVVINQEGLHSERFATPTNQAMCSMEYIYFSRPDSDINGINVHSARKRLGKQLAKETNIEADVVTGVPDSSISAAIGFAEESGIPYEMGLIKNRYVGRTFIQPTQEMREQGVKMKLSPVRKVVEGKRVIMVDDSIVRGTTSKRIVKLLKEAGAKEVHVCISSPPIKHPCFYGIDTSTQEELISAFHSPEELCEIIGADSLTFLSEEGLLKAIGRESTDSNCGQCLACFSGKYPTEIYPAENDQSKTVKS from the coding sequence ATGCTTGCTGAAATCAAGGGATTAAACGAGGAATGTGGCGTATTTGGAATATGGGGCCATTCAAATGCAGCGCAGATGACCTATTACGGACTCCATAGTCTACAACATCGTGGACAAGAAGGTGCAGGAATTGTCGTCACTGATGGTGAAAGATTGAAGGGGACTAAGGGGCATGGCCTTGTAAATGAAGTTTTTGATGGAGAAAAATTAAATGATTTAACGGGTACGGGTGCGATTGGTCATGTTCGTTACACCACAGCTGGTGGTGGAGGGTTCGAAAATATTCAACCCCTCCTCTTTCATTCGCAAACCGGTAGCCTAGCCTTAGCTCATAATGGAAACCTAGTGAATGCATCACAGCTAAGACGTCAACTTGAAAGCCAAGGGAGCATTTTCCAAACAACTTCAGATACAGAAGTACTTGCCCATTTGATTCGAAAAAGTGGCTTTACTTCCATGAAAGACAAAGTGAAATATGCCCTTCCTATGTTGAAAGGGGCTTATGCTTTCCTTGTCATGACTGAAACTGAATTAATGGTTGCTCTCGATCCGAACGGAATGCGTCCATTATCCTTAGCTCGTCTTGGAGATGCTTATGTCATCGCATCTGAAACATGTGCGTTTGATTTAATTGGCGCAGAATATCTCCGTGATGTAGAGCCAGGAGAATTAGTTGTGATCAATCAGGAGGGACTCCATTCTGAACGTTTCGCTACCCCAACAAATCAGGCGATGTGTTCGATGGAATATATTTATTTTTCCCGCCCAGATAGTGATATTAATGGAATAAATGTTCATAGTGCCAGAAAACGTCTTGGTAAACAACTTGCTAAAGAAACGAATATTGAAGCGGATGTTGTGACAGGTGTGCCAGATTCAAGTATTTCTGCTGCTATTGGATTTGCGGAAGAATCAGGAATTCCCTATGAGATGGGATTAATTAAAAACCGATATGTGGGCCGTACCTTCATTCAACCTACTCAGGAAATGCGTGAACAAGGGGTCAAAATGAAACTTTCTCCTGTTCGAAAAGTAGTCGAAGGGAAACGGGTCATTATGGTCGATGATTCGATTGTACGTGGTACAACAAGTAAACGTATTGTCAAGCTATTAAAAGAAGCGGGAGCAAAAGAAGTCCATGTATGTATAAGTTCACCGCCAATTAAGCATCCTTGTTTTTATGGAATTGATACTTCGACTCAAGAGGAATTAATCTCTGCTTTCCATTCACCGGAAGAGTTATGTGAAATTATTGGGGCGGACTCCTTAACATTTTTAAGCGAAGAAGGGCTGTTAAAGGCCATTGGTCGTGAAAGTACAGATTCTAACTGTGGACAATGTTTAGCATGTTTCTCTGGAAAGTATCCAACCGAAATTTATCCAGCGGAAAATGACCAATCCAAAACGGTAAAATCATAA
- the purC gene encoding phosphoribosylaminoimidazolesuccinocarboxamide synthase: MEKGSLLYEGKAKKIFSTNLEDVVHVEYKDSATAFNGIKKAEITGKGRLNNQISSLIFMKLHEKGIPTHFIKQISDHEQLVKQMSIIPLEVVVRNIAAGSFSKTFGIEEGTRLKQTIVDLYLKSDELGDPLITEDRIEILDIAPREEVQEIKEQALKINDVLKNLFNQINIELIDFKLEFGKDGNGNILLADEISPDTCRLWDKDTNRKLDKDIFRRDLGNLLEAYEEILKRLGGVSICTK; encoded by the coding sequence ATGGAAAAAGGCTCATTATTATACGAAGGTAAAGCAAAGAAAATTTTTTCAACAAATCTAGAAGATGTCGTTCATGTTGAATATAAGGATTCTGCAACTGCATTTAACGGAATAAAGAAAGCAGAAATCACTGGGAAGGGACGTTTGAACAACCAAATTAGTAGCTTGATTTTTATGAAATTACATGAAAAAGGAATTCCAACCCATTTTATTAAACAAATTTCGGATCATGAGCAGCTTGTCAAACAGATGAGCATTATTCCTCTTGAAGTGGTTGTTCGCAATATAGCAGCGGGAAGCTTTTCAAAAACATTTGGAATAGAAGAAGGAACACGACTTAAACAAACGATTGTGGATCTTTATTTGAAAAGTGATGAACTTGGAGATCCCTTAATAACAGAAGATCGTATTGAAATATTGGACATAGCCCCAAGGGAAGAAGTTCAAGAGATAAAAGAACAGGCGCTTAAAATCAATGATGTTCTAAAAAATCTATTTAATCAAATCAATATTGAATTAATAGATTTTAAACTGGAATTTGGAAAAGATGGAAATGGAAATATTCTTCTTGCAGATGAGATTTCACCTGACACATGTCGATTATGGGATAAAGATACGAATAGAAAGCTGGACAAAGATATTTTTCGAAGAGATTTAGGTAATTTGTTAGAAGCTTATGAAGAAATTTTAAAAAGATTAGGGGGAGTATCAATATGTACAAAGTAA